A stretch of Rhodothermales bacterium DNA encodes these proteins:
- a CDS encoding thioredoxin family protein: protein MHAARLNPMITLRLVLRDTHLEIMDRYLTQGARSIPRLVAFDPEGNACFGWGPAPA, encoded by the coding sequence ATTCACGCTGCGCGGCTCAACCCGATGATCACACTCCGGCTCGTGTTGCGTGACACCCACCTGGAGATCATGGATCGTTACCTGACGCAGGGCGCTCGAAGCATTCCCCGGCTGGTCGCTTTCGACCCTGAGGGTAACGCGTGTTTCGGATGGGGGCCGGCGCCGGCC